Proteins encoded by one window of Cucurbita pepo subsp. pepo cultivar mu-cu-16 chromosome LG14, ASM280686v2, whole genome shotgun sequence:
- the LOC111809742 gene encoding probable trehalose-phosphate phosphatase F: MDMTSNHASPVLTEPAPMNKSRLGIHSAILPYSQPGASFPPSKYIPIPRKKSGKFDDVWSNGWLDAMKSSSPPRKKIKDFDAEFASDDDTDVAYSSWVLKHPSALGSLEQITSYARNKKIAVFLDYDGTLSPIVDDPDCALMSNTMRFAVRNVAKYFPTAIISGRKREKVFDLVGLTELYYAGSHGMDIVGPVSQTVLNSHPNCTRSTDHQGKDVNLFQPAREFLPMIDEVFGTLVEKTKDIRGAKVENHKFCAAVHYRNVHEKNWPTIAQCVHDVLKDHPRLRLTHGRKVLEIRPVFDWNKGKAVEFLLESLGLNESEDVLPIYIGDDRTDEDAFKVLRERNQGYGILVSSVPKETNAFYSLRDPPEVMEFLMGLVRSRKKVEKNT; encoded by the exons ATGGACATGACATCAAATCATGCATCTCCTGTTCTCACTGAACCTGCACCAATGAATAAATCAAGGCTAGGAATCCATTCTGCTATTTTGCCTTACTCTCAACCAGGTGCTTCCTTTCCCCCAAGTAAATATATCCCAATTCCTAGGAAGAAGTCTGGAAAATTTGATGATGTGTGGTCCAATGGTTGGTTGGATGCCATGAAATCCTCTTCTCCTCCtcggaagaaaataaaggatttTGATGCCGAGTTTGCTTCAGATGACGATACTGATGTTGCTTACAGCTCCTGGGTG CTGAAGCACCCTTCAGCACTCGGCTCTCTAGAGCAAATAACCAGTTACgcaagaaataagaaaatagctGTTTTTTTGGACTATGATGGGACCCTTTCTCCTATAGTAGATGATCCAGATTGTGCTCTTATGTCTAATACT aTGCGTTTTGCTGTAAGAAATGTTGCCAAATATTTTCCAACGGCAATCATTAGTGGAAGAAAGCGAGAAAAG gTTTTTGACTTGGTAGGACTAACAGAACTCTATTATGCTGGTAGTCATGGGATGGACATTGTCGGGCCTGTGAGTCAAACAGTGCTGAATTCCCATCCCAACTGTACTAGATCTACTGACCACCAG GGTAAGGATGTTAATCTGTTCCAGCCCGCAAGGGAATTCTTGCCCATGATAGACGAG GTTTTTGGAACCCTCGTCGAGAAGACAAAGGATATTAGAGGCGCAAAAGTTGAAAACCACAAGTTTTGTGCCGCTGTACATTACCGGAATGTACATGAGAAG AATTGGCCTACAATAGCACAGTGTGTTCATGATGTACTAAAAGACCACCCACGTTTACGATTAACACATGGGCGGAAG GTTTTAGAGATCCGTCCGGTGTTCGATTGGAACAAGGGAAAAGCTGTTGAATTTCTGCTCGAATCTCTCG GATTAAACGAAAGTGAAGACGTGCTCCCTATCTATATTGGTGATGACAGAACTGATGAAGATGCTTTTAAG GTGCTGCGGGAGAGAAACCAAGGCTACGGCATCTTGGTGTCTTCTGTGCCTAAAGAGACCAACGCATTCTACTCTCTTAGGGATCCCCCAGAG GTAATGGAATTCCTGATGGGATTGGTGAGAAGCAGGAAGAAGGTGGAGAAAAATACTTGA
- the LOC111809837 gene encoding flavin-containing monooxygenase FMO GS-OX-like 3, whose amino-acid sequence MLAPLNCQPSPQLSTMPNSQSQPASRHVAVIGAGAGGIVVARELSREGHRVVVFERNSQIGGTWVYSPEIESDPLGVNPGRTRIHSSLYKSLRTNLPRELMGVRDYPFVPREGEDRDPRRFPGHREVLKYLEDFANEFGICELVRFRTEVVFVGLELGKWRIRFRCENGAVHEETFDAVVVCVGNFSLPRVAEIPGIDEWPGEQIHSHNYRSPEPFRGKVVVVIGYSSSGTDISQELIGVAKEIHIACKSAKTELLDTQSSINSVSLHPMIESVHKDGRVVFQDGCIVSVDVILHCTGYKYDYPFLETNGIVTVNENRVGPLYKHVFPPALAPGLSFVGLPFKAVPLPLFELQGNWVAGVLSNRIALPSKEEMLADVRAFYAALEASGKPKHLTHELGDSLPAYMNWLAATCGRPAYEEWRKEMYIATNINRLANLESFRDVWHDDELSRQAYEEFSKFTTNERSQNNSHMNV is encoded by the exons ATGTTAGCTCCTCTGAATTGCCAACCTTCGCCTCAACTATCGACCATGCCGAATTCCCAATCCCAACCTGCTTCCCGCCATGTCGCGGTTATCGGAGCCGGCGCCGGCGGCATTGTCGTTGCCCGTGAGCTCAGCCGCGAGGGCCACCGTGTGGTCGTCTTCGAACGGAACAGTCAAATTGGAGGGACCTGGGTGTATTCTCCGGAAATTGAATCCGATCCACTTGGAGTCAACCCTGGTCGGACCCGAATCCATAGCAGCCTTTACAAATCTCTACGCACCAATCTCCCTAGAGAACTCATGGGCGTTCGGGATTACCCGTTTGTGCCACGAGAAGGGGAAGATCGAGATCCGAGGCGATTTCCAGGTCATCGAGAGGTTTTGAAGTATTTGGAAGATTTCGCTAATGAATTTGGGATCTGTGAATTAGTGAGATTTCGAACTGAGGTGGTTTTTGTTGGTTTGGAGCTTGGAAAATGGAGGATTCGATTTCGATGTGAAAATGGGGCTGTTCATGAAGAAACTTTTGATGCTGTAGTTGTTTGTGTTGGGAATTTTTCGCTGCCTCGAGTGGCAGAGATTCCTG GTATTGATGAATGGCCTGGTGAGCAGATACATAGTCACAATTATCGCAGTCCCGAACCATTTCGGGGTAAG GTTGTTGTCGTGATAGGTTATTCTTCAAGTGGTACGGACATTTCTCAGGAGCTCATTGGGGTTGCCAAAGAAATTCATATTGCTTGTAAATCAGCTAAAACAGAGCTTTTGGACACACAATCAAGTATTAATAGCGTGTCATTGCATCCAATG ATCGAAAGTGTCCATAAAGATGGGAGAGTGGTCTTTCAAGACGGGTGCATCGTTTCGGTGGATGTTATTCTGCACTGCACTGG GTACAAGTATGATTACCCTTTCCTTGAAACCAATGGCATTGTTACTGTGAACGAGAACCGTGTAGGACCTCTATACAAGCATGTCTTCCCCCCAGCGTTGGCCCCGGGGCTTTCCTTTGTTGGGTTACCATTTAAG GCTGTTCCATTGCCCTTGTTTGAGCTTCAAGGCAATTGGGTTGCTGGTGTTTTATCAAACAGGATTGCACTTCCATCAAAAGAGGAGATGTTGGCCGATGTTAGAGCTTTCTACGCAGCTCTTGAAGCCTCTGGCAAGCCCAAGCATCTGACCCACGAATTGGGTGATTCTTTG CCTGCCTACATGAACTGGCTTGCAGCAACTTGTGGTCGTCCTGCCTATGAAGAATGGAGAAAAGAAATGTACATTGCTACTAACATTAATAGACTGGCCAATCTCGAGTCCTTCCGTGATGTTTGGCACGACGACGAGTTGAGTCGTCAAGCTTATGAGGAATTTAGTAAGTTTACTACAAATGAAAGAAGTCAAAACAACTCACATATGAATGTTTGA
- the LOC111809836 gene encoding glycine-rich domain-containing protein 1-like has protein sequence MEKNQELEWAEAQRIEIGVDLVAAAKRQLQFLSAVDRNRFLYEGPSLERAIYRYNAYWLPLLAKHSESPLFEGPLAVPFDCEWIWHCHRLNPVRYKSECEELYGKILDNSNVVSTLGSSCLRETEEVWNELYPEEPFNFNFNPTGEYQEDALKVLSGLQKYTKYDLVSAVKRQSPFFYQVSRPHMDNEVFLEEAVARYKGFLYLIKSNRERSIKRFCVPTYDIDLIWHTHQLHPISYCKDLKNLLGMVLEHDDMDSDRTKGKKLDTGFSGTTKQWEDTFGTRYWKAGAMYRGNSPSPLLLNSYSGSTNLIKDDMVSSQECQNTVHLPELKTVEVLLEFVEVKNKPEGLKGNFFVQFMKSQPDAIFSAKRKLSILSETGVKQVASFQCEPKGDLQFELICNRASSIPITRTSLTLGSISLPLHDILVPTSKLSMERWLELKPVSDHVSSKPISLRVAISFTVPHPAPRELHMFFSRELSRWTSFLPSCTKMQHSKGWMQVTDEAGNEVISLQLRDSLKEKVGKNSIPTSKEVIGIKMSGESSLLAEFVKTGWSLIDGQWFLDFQKKSNEDDHLFKLVGKRLVKFFQGSKLDYEPKNCGKHNHDSDFVTAIEFSAEYPYGRAVALFDLKFGVIKIKEEWMVVPGIMTAFLLLHARKKKGYNGLTVSEENLEVAPVPESVHTSGKEENNMNLINVSLSSTDLKVNVSEGVSNENVTIPLKEDELSSHCGRCDAGGYTAGSGNMVKSGRCGGCGAGGCGGGCGNMVKSGGCGGCGAGGCGGGCGNIINSGGCGGCGAGGCGGGCGNIVNSGGCGGCGAGGCGGGCGNIVNSGSSVGGIVAKSGGCGGGCGGFGHKTAQPNEGNQSDAIIE, from the exons ATGGAGAAGAATCAAGAGCTCGAGTGGGCAGAAGCACAACGGATTGAAATAGGTGTTGACCTGGTAGCTGCTGCTAAGCGTCAGCTTCAGTTTCTCTCGGCTGTCGATAGGAATCGATTCCTTTATGAAGGCCCTAGCCTTGAAAGGGCTATTTATCG ATACAACGCTTACTGGCTTCCATTGCTTGCCAAACATTCTGAATCTCCACTATTTGAAGGGCCTTTAGCTGTCCCCTTTGACTGTGAATGGATTTGGCATTGTCACAGATTGAATCCT GTGCGGTACAAATCTGAGTGTGAGGAACTTTATGGAAAGATACTTGACAATTCCAATGTTGTATCGACCCTAGGAAGTTCTTGTCTAAGAGAAACCGAAGAAGTTTGGAATGAATTATACCCTGAAGAGcctttcaacttcaacttcaacccAACCGGAGAGTATCAAGAGGATGCCCTGAAAGTGCTCTCGGGACTTCAAAAATATACCAAATATGATCTTGTTTCAGCTGTTAAAAGACAGAGCCCCTTCTTTTATCAG GTGTCCCGACCTCATATGGACAATGAAGTTTTCCTTGAAGAAGCTGTGGCTAGATACAAAGGATTTCTATATTTAATCAAAAGCAACAGGGAGAGGTCTATAAAACGCTTTTGTGTTCCAACATATGATATTGATCTAATTTGGCATACTCATCAATTGCACCCTATTTCATATTGTAAAGACTTGAAAAACTTACTTGGTATGGTATTGGAGCATGATGATATGGATTCAGACCGAacaaaagggaagaaattGGATACTGGGTTCTCTGGAACTACAAAACAGTGGGAAGATACATTTGGTACTAGGTACTGGAAGGCAGGGGCAATGTATAGAGGCAATAGCCCATCTCCTCTCCTGCTAAATTCGTATTCAGGTTCAACTAACTTGATTAAAGACGACATGGTTTCATCCCAAGAGTGTCAAAACACAGTTCATCTTCCAGAATTAAAGACGGTTGAG GTCCTATTGGAGTTTGTGGAAGTTAAAAACAAACCAGAAGGGTTGAAAGGAAATTTTTTTGTGCAATTTATGAAAAGTCAACCAGATGCAATATTCAGTGCCAAACGGAAACTAAGCATATTATCTGAGACAGGGGTGAAACAGGTAGCTTCTTTTCAGTGTGAACCTAAAGGAGATCTGCAATTTGAGCTCATCTGCAATAGGGCTTCCAGCATACCGATAACACGGACCAGCTTAACATTGGGCTCCATTTCACTCCCTCTACATGACATTCTTGTTCCAACCTCTAAGCTCTCAATGGAGAGATGGTTGGAGTTGAAGCCAGTTTCTGACCATGTAAGCTCAAAGCCAATTTCCCTCAGAGTGGCTATCTCATTCACCGTTCCCCACCCTGCACCACGGGAACttcatatgtttttttctcgAGAACTATCCAGATGGACTTCTTTTCTCCCTTCCTGCACAAAGATGCAGCACTCAAAGGGTTGGATGCAAGTCACTGATGAAGCAGGCAATGAGGTCATCAGCCTTCAATTGAG ggattctttgaaggaaaaggtgGGGAAGAATTCCATTCCAACAAGTAAGGAGGTGATTGGCATAAAAATGTCCGGTGAATCAAGCCTTCTTGCTGAGTTTGTAAAGACAGGGTGGTCTCTGATTGATGGTCAATGGtttcttgattttcaaaaaaaatccaatGAAGATGATCATCTTTTCAAGCTTGTGGGCAAGCGGCTG GTGAAGTTTTTCCAGGGCAGTAAGCTGGATTATGAGCCCAAAAATTGTGGTAAACATAACCATGATTCGGACTTCGTGACTGCTATCGAATTCTCTGCAGAATATCCGTATGGAAGAGCAGTGGCATTGTTTGACTTGAAATTTGGAGTTATTAAG ataaaagaagaatGGATGGTGGTGCCCGGAATCATGACagcttttcttctccttcatgCACGGAAGAAAAAAGGGTATAATGGCCTAACTGTAAGTGAAGAAAACTTGGAGGTTGCCCCTGTTCCTGAGAGTGTTCATACGTCTGgcaaggaagaaaataatatgaatttaatcAATGTATCCTTGTCAAGTACTGATTTAAAAGTCAATGTTTCTGAAGGTGTTTCTAACGAGAATGTAACAATACCTTTGAAAGAGGATGAGCTTAGTAGTCATTGTGGCCGATGTGATGCTGGAGGTTACACTGCAGGGTCCGGAAACATGGTGAAGAGCGGTAGATGTGGTGGATGCGGTGCTGGCGGTTGTGGTggtgggtgtggaaacatggTGAAGAGCGGTGGCTGTGGGGGTTGCGGTGCTGGCGGTTGTGGTGGTGGATGCGGAAATATTATAAACAGTGGTGGCTGTGGTGGATGCGGCGCTGGCGGCTGTGGTGGTGGGTGCGGAAATATTGTAAACAGTGGCGGATGTGGTGGATGCGGTGCTGGAGGTTGTGGTGGTGGGTGCGGAAATATTGTAAATAGTGGTAGTTCTGTTGGTGGAATCGTGGCAAAGAGTGGTGGGTGTGGCGGCGGATGCGGCGGTTTTGGCCATAAAACTGCCCAACCAAATGAAGGCAACCAGAGTGATGCAATTATTGAATGA